The Prochlorococcus marinus str. MIT 9301 genome window below encodes:
- a CDS encoding N-acetylneuraminate synthase family protein has product MATKVIAEAGVNHNGSLDLALKLVEEAKLSGADSIKFQTFKSESLASFSAPLAQYQKKSNSYKSQIDMLKSLELTDKDTKRIFSFCNEIGIEFMSSPFGVDELHFLLDLGMLSIKIPSGEITNYALISEIGKFISEGNINVLLSTGMSSLGDIEEALSLLRFKETLERITIMHCVSSYPAPNKDLNLKVLSTLQNCFGCKTGYSDHSENIIAPIISIALGASAIEKHLTLDKDLPGPDHKASITPKLFAKMVSDIRATEVMLGNSRKETKESEIENKLIARRSIRAFNNIQKGSLITKKNIIFQRPGNGLSPMEIDKVIGAVASKDYKDGDLILDLNLNEI; this is encoded by the coding sequence ATGGCCACTAAAGTAATAGCTGAAGCGGGAGTAAATCATAATGGATCTTTAGATTTAGCTTTAAAGTTAGTTGAAGAAGCTAAATTGTCTGGAGCTGATTCTATTAAGTTTCAGACTTTTAAAAGTGAATCCCTCGCTAGTTTTTCTGCCCCTCTAGCTCAATATCAAAAAAAATCGAATTCTTATAAAAGTCAAATAGATATGCTTAAATCTTTAGAACTTACGGATAAGGATACAAAAAGAATTTTTAGTTTTTGTAATGAAATTGGAATAGAGTTTATGTCATCTCCTTTTGGGGTTGATGAATTACATTTCCTTTTAGATTTAGGAATGCTTTCAATAAAAATACCTTCTGGAGAAATTACTAATTATGCTCTCATTAGTGAAATAGGTAAATTCATCTCAGAAGGAAACATTAATGTTTTATTATCTACCGGTATGTCTAGTTTAGGGGATATTGAGGAAGCTTTATCTCTTTTAAGATTTAAAGAGACCCTAGAAAGAATAACAATAATGCATTGTGTAAGTAGTTATCCTGCTCCAAATAAAGACTTAAATTTAAAAGTATTGAGTACTTTGCAAAATTGCTTTGGTTGTAAAACAGGCTATTCGGATCATAGTGAAAATATAATTGCGCCGATTATTTCAATTGCACTAGGAGCATCTGCAATAGAGAAACATTTAACTCTTGATAAGGACCTGCCTGGTCCCGACCATAAAGCGAGTATTACTCCTAAATTATTTGCAAAAATGGTTAGTGATATAAGAGCAACGGAGGTGATGTTAGGTAACAGTAGAAAAGAAACAAAAGAAAGTGAAATTGAAAATAAATTAATAGCTAGGAGATCAATAAGAGCCTTTAATAATATTCAAAAAGGTTCTTTAATCACAAAAAAAAATATAATCTTTCAAAGACCAGGTAATGGTTTAAGTCCAATGGAAATAGATAAGGTTATTGGAGCAGTAGCATCCAAGGATTATAAAGATGGAGATCTAATATTAGATCTTAATTTAAATGAAATCTAA
- a CDS encoding NeuD/PglB/VioB family sugar acetyltransferase produces the protein MKKVVLVGAGGHSKSMIDLILSTEMWEIAGIVGLESELGQSILDIKVKWTDKDLQRISKEYKYIVLAIGEIGSARMRVKKINDLKLLGYKLPTIISPNSYVSKYSRIEEGCTIGHFAIVNANCNIGKHCIINTQSLIEHDTHIGDFSHISTSVTVNGGVKIGRESFIGSKVMIREGLSLPRGTIISAGKRVMGWPLK, from the coding sequence ATGAAAAAAGTAGTTCTAGTTGGTGCAGGAGGTCATTCAAAATCAATGATAGATTTAATTTTAAGTACAGAAATGTGGGAAATAGCTGGAATTGTTGGTCTTGAATCTGAACTAGGTCAATCAATATTAGATATCAAAGTAAAATGGACTGATAAAGACTTGCAAAGAATTTCTAAAGAATATAAATATATAGTTTTAGCAATTGGTGAAATAGGGTCTGCTCGAATGAGAGTAAAAAAAATTAATGATTTAAAGTTATTAGGTTACAAATTGCCTACAATTATTTCTCCTAATTCATACGTTAGCAAATACTCCAGAATTGAGGAAGGATGTACAATAGGACATTTTGCTATAGTTAATGCAAATTGTAATATTGGAAAGCATTGTATAATTAATACTCAAAGCCTGATAGAACATGATACTCATATAGGAGACTTTTCTCATATTTCTACTTCGGTTACTGTTAATGGAGGTGTTAAAATTGGCCGTGAAAGTTTTATAGGAAGTAAAGTTATGATAAGGGAAGGTTTATCTCTTCCGAGGGGTACAATAATAAGTGCCGGTAAGAGAGTAATGGGATGGCCACTAAAGTAA
- a CDS encoding LegC family aminotransferase: MTNIIFCNEIVDAIENVVRKPNQSNDILLHEPYFKDNKALDYVKDCIDKAWVSTSGDWVTKFENKIKKITSSQNAIAITNGTVGLRLALSLVGVNKGDEVIMPPLTFIATANAIAHLNATPHFVDIEKDTLGLNPEILSKHLKNVAEKRNGVVFNKISGKKISAIIVVHVFGIPAKINQLIKVADEWDLPVIEDAAEALGSKVKGKDCGTFGTLGVYSFNGNKIVTTGGGGVIVTNDNILAKKAKHLSTTAKMEDDNGNIIHDQIAWNDRMPNINAALGFAQLEVFNERLKLKRLLAKNYIESFKSIKNINVLQEEKSSEFSNYWLVTLILDKDLNDISFIRNTIINLAKDRGIQLRPCWQLIHKTEMYNKCFRSNLDISESLSKLIISLPSSPQIVI, encoded by the coding sequence ATGACGAATATTATTTTTTGCAATGAGATTGTAGATGCAATAGAAAATGTAGTAAGAAAACCAAATCAAAGCAACGATATTTTGTTGCATGAGCCATATTTTAAGGACAATAAAGCATTAGATTACGTAAAAGATTGTATTGATAAAGCTTGGGTTAGTACATCAGGTGATTGGGTGACAAAGTTTGAAAATAAGATAAAAAAAATCACTTCTTCACAAAATGCTATTGCGATTACAAATGGAACTGTTGGATTAAGATTAGCTCTTTCCTTAGTAGGAGTAAATAAAGGAGATGAGGTAATTATGCCGCCACTCACATTTATAGCAACTGCTAATGCGATTGCTCATTTAAATGCAACTCCACATTTTGTAGATATTGAGAAAGATACTCTAGGTTTAAATCCGGAAATACTTTCTAAACATTTAAAAAATGTAGCAGAAAAGAGAAATGGAGTTGTTTTTAATAAAATTTCAGGAAAAAAAATATCGGCAATTATAGTTGTCCATGTTTTTGGAATTCCCGCAAAAATAAACCAACTTATTAAAGTAGCAGATGAATGGGATTTGCCCGTTATTGAGGATGCAGCAGAAGCTCTAGGAAGTAAAGTTAAAGGTAAAGATTGCGGGACATTTGGGACTTTAGGCGTATACAGTTTTAATGGAAATAAAATAGTTACTACTGGAGGAGGAGGAGTCATAGTTACTAATGATAATATTTTAGCTAAAAAGGCAAAACACTTGTCCACAACCGCAAAAATGGAAGATGATAATGGGAATATAATTCATGATCAAATAGCTTGGAACGATAGAATGCCAAATATTAATGCTGCACTAGGTTTTGCTCAGTTGGAGGTTTTTAATGAAAGATTAAAGCTTAAGAGATTGTTAGCTAAAAATTATATTGAGAGTTTTAAATCTATTAAAAATATCAATGTCCTTCAAGAAGAAAAATCTTCAGAATTTTCAAACTATTGGCTTGTAACTTTGATTTTGGATAAGGATTTGAATGATATCTCCTTTATTCGTAATACAATTATTAATTTAGCTAAGGACAGAGGGATCCAATTAAGACCATGTTGGCAATTAATTCATAAAACAGAAATGTACAATAAATGTTTCAGATCTAATTTAGATATCTCTGAATCTTTATCGAAATTAATTATCTCTTTGCCAAGTAGTCCTCAAATTGTTATTTAA
- a CDS encoding NAD-dependent 4,6-dehydratase LegB, translated as MNKNRKVLVTGADGFIGSHLTEMLVRKGYEVNAFCLYNSFGLKGWLDFVAPEIKNNINYIFGDIRNYDSISKAVKSNNFVFHLAALIGIPYSYTSPSSYVDTNIKGTLNVLEACRKFDIEKLIHTSTSETYGSAQYVPINEEHPLVAQSPYAATKIAADQLALSFFKSFNTPVSILRPFNTYGPRQSCRAVIPSIILQILEKKEFISLGSLMPTRDFNYVSDTCEAFEKICISNKTTGQILNAASEYEISIADTVKEISKIMNSKISIISDQKRLRPDKSEVNRLFGDSSRLQELSNWKPKYKGLDGFREGIKKTIDWFINNRNNTLYSDNNFSL; from the coding sequence ATGAATAAAAATAGAAAAGTATTAGTTACTGGTGCAGATGGCTTTATAGGATCTCATTTAACGGAAATGCTTGTTAGAAAAGGGTACGAAGTTAATGCTTTCTGTCTATACAATTCATTTGGATTGAAAGGTTGGTTGGATTTTGTTGCGCCTGAAATAAAAAATAATATAAATTATATTTTTGGGGATATTAGAAATTATGACTCCATTTCAAAAGCAGTAAAATCAAATAATTTTGTTTTTCATTTGGCAGCATTAATTGGAATTCCATATAGTTATACTTCTCCGTCAAGCTATGTTGATACTAATATCAAAGGAACTTTAAATGTTTTAGAAGCTTGTCGAAAATTTGATATTGAAAAACTCATCCATACATCAACTTCTGAAACTTACGGTTCTGCTCAATATGTTCCAATTAATGAAGAACATCCATTAGTAGCTCAATCCCCATATGCCGCAACAAAGATTGCAGCAGACCAATTAGCTTTAAGTTTCTTTAAAAGTTTTAATACTCCAGTATCTATTTTAAGACCATTTAATACATATGGTCCTCGACAGAGTTGCCGAGCTGTAATACCTTCTATAATTCTGCAAATCCTTGAAAAAAAGGAATTTATATCATTAGGATCTTTAATGCCAACAAGGGATTTCAATTACGTAAGTGATACCTGTGAAGCCTTTGAAAAGATTTGTATAAGTAATAAAACTACTGGACAAATTTTAAATGCAGCAAGCGAATATGAAATTTCTATAGCTGATACAGTTAAAGAAATTTCAAAAATAATGAACTCTAAAATTTCAATTATAAGTGACCAAAAAAGATTAAGGCCAGATAAATCTGAGGTAAATAGACTTTTTGGTGATAGTTCAAGGCTTCAAGAACTTTCAAATTGGAAGCCAAAATATAAGGGTTTAGATGGATTTAGGGAAGGTATTAAAAAAACAATTGATTGGTTTATAAATAATAGAAATAACACCCTTTATTCTGATAATAATTTTTCTTTATGA
- a CDS encoding oxidoreductase produces MEDFFSLSGKTFLVTGSEGLIGLDLCKRLLEAGADVISCDLKSPTNTSNSDKNSFFECDLTTNKGLREFKDFIRNCGVKINGFVHCAYPRPESWGKLFDEISLDEVSLHLNMQLSSSIILSRIICNYLKINGGGSLVNIASIQGIAAPKFHHYRGTSMSSPIEYSCVKSSIIIMTKWLAKYFKNSNLNINCVSPGGVLDKQLEIFQNNYKSDCNNIGLLKPKNVSYPILFLLSDQAKGISGQNLIVDDGWSL; encoded by the coding sequence ATGGAAGATTTTTTTTCATTAAGTGGCAAAACTTTTTTAGTTACTGGAAGCGAAGGTTTAATTGGCTTGGATTTATGCAAAAGACTATTAGAGGCTGGTGCTGATGTAATTTCTTGTGATTTAAAAAGCCCAACAAATACTTCTAATTCAGATAAAAATAGTTTTTTTGAATGTGATTTAACGACGAATAAAGGTTTAAGAGAGTTCAAGGATTTTATCAGAAATTGTGGGGTAAAAATTAATGGTTTCGTGCACTGTGCTTATCCTAGACCAGAAAGTTGGGGTAAATTATTTGATGAGATATCTCTTGATGAAGTCAGTTTGCATTTAAATATGCAATTAAGCTCTTCTATAATTTTATCAAGAATAATTTGCAACTATTTAAAAATAAATGGAGGGGGCAGTCTTGTAAATATTGCATCAATACAAGGTATAGCTGCACCTAAGTTTCATCACTATCGTGGAACAAGCATGAGTTCTCCCATAGAATATTCTTGTGTTAAATCTTCAATAATAATAATGACTAAATGGCTTGCTAAATATTTTAAAAATTCTAATTTAAATATTAACTGTGTTAGCCCAGGAGGAGTATTGGATAAACAGTTAGAAATTTTTCAGAATAACTATAAATCAGATTGCAATAATATTGGCCTACTTAAACCAAAAAATGTTTCATATCCTATTTTGTTTCTTCTCTCAGATCAAGCAAAAGGTATATCTGGTCAGAATTTAATAGTTGATGATGGGTGGTCTTTATGA
- a CDS encoding acylneuraminate cytidylyltransferase family protein — protein sequence MSKDFYAFIFARGGSKGITKKNLRKINGISLVRRSIDLALQLDNVLKIFLSTDSQEIANEVNSLDVEVIKRPYELAKDETSEILAWKHAINVVEEKFGSFDKFVSIPPTSPLRSLEDVKNIMFLLNAKFDLTLGITKSKRNPWFNMVKKSEGNQVTKIFNDKSFSRRQDAPLTFDLTTVAYAAHTSYVINSKNLLDGVIGGLEIPEERSLDIDTEIDLKMAEFFLNQ from the coding sequence ATGAGTAAAGACTTTTACGCCTTTATTTTTGCAAGAGGTGGTTCAAAAGGAATAACAAAAAAAAACCTTAGAAAAATAAATGGTATTTCTTTGGTAAGAAGAAGTATTGATTTGGCATTACAACTTGATAATGTTTTAAAAATATTTTTATCAACAGATTCACAAGAGATAGCAAATGAAGTAAATTCCTTAGATGTAGAAGTGATAAAAAGACCTTATGAGTTAGCTAAAGACGAAACAAGTGAAATTTTAGCTTGGAAACATGCTATTAATGTGGTCGAAGAAAAGTTTGGTAGTTTTGATAAGTTTGTCTCAATTCCACCAACATCTCCCTTGAGGAGCTTAGAAGACGTAAAAAATATTATGTTTTTATTAAATGCTAAATTTGACTTAACATTAGGAATAACAAAGTCAAAACGAAATCCCTGGTTTAATATGGTCAAAAAATCTGAAGGAAATCAAGTAACAAAAATCTTTAATGATAAGAGTTTTTCAAGAAGACAAGATGCTCCATTAACATTTGATTTGACAACAGTTGCCTATGCTGCGCATACAAGTTACGTTATCAATTCAAAGAATTTATTAGATGGAGTTATTGGAGGCTTAGAAATACCAGAAGAAAGATCTTTAGATATTGATACGGAAATTGATTTAAAAATGGCCGAATTCTTTTTAAATCAGTGA
- a CDS encoding Gfo/Idh/MocA family protein: protein MKFEKLLVYGPGSIGLKHINAGKKINRFLKIGVLRSREINGDDSEKNNWLEFKSIREAISWSPDLIIISTPANLHLSHIKEFLLLNIPILLEKPIGCEQDNLEEWISLNKKKTSTISVGYQLRFDPCYSIISDILKKNGIGEIFSSHFFCGSWLPNWREKDYRRTVSASNELGGGVVSELSHELDLCLSLLGPINVEWCKKNNSGILDINCDDNLHLVASSNKSSKIIIDLDFCTFSERRFILMRGIKGEILWDITKGKLIKKDDKGTQILKNSSRDSQLMLVNQIKDIINKTNSSESIGCSLTEGISVLELIKLINNKCNL from the coding sequence GTGAAATTTGAAAAGCTATTAGTTTATGGTCCTGGAAGTATTGGCCTTAAACATATAAATGCAGGAAAAAAAATAAATCGGTTTCTGAAAATTGGAGTTTTACGTTCAAGGGAAATTAATGGAGATGATTCAGAAAAAAATAATTGGTTAGAATTTAAATCTATAAGAGAAGCTATTTCTTGGTCGCCAGACTTAATAATTATTTCAACGCCGGCTAATTTGCATTTAAGTCACATAAAAGAATTTTTATTATTAAATATTCCTATATTGCTTGAAAAACCTATAGGTTGTGAACAAGATAATCTTGAAGAATGGATTTCTTTAAATAAGAAAAAAACATCAACAATTTCTGTTGGATATCAATTAAGGTTTGATCCATGTTATTCAATAATTAGTGATATTCTTAAGAAAAATGGTATAGGAGAAATATTTTCTTCCCACTTCTTCTGTGGCTCATGGCTTCCAAATTGGCGTGAGAAAGATTATCGAAGAACTGTTTCAGCTTCAAATGAACTTGGAGGAGGAGTAGTATCTGAATTAAGCCATGAATTAGATTTGTGTTTGAGTTTATTAGGGCCTATAAATGTTGAATGGTGTAAAAAAAATAATAGTGGAATATTAGATATAAATTGCGACGATAATTTACATTTAGTGGCATCCTCTAATAAAAGTTCAAAAATTATTATTGATTTGGACTTTTGTACTTTTTCGGAGAGAAGATTTATTTTGATGAGGGGAATAAAAGGGGAGATTCTATGGGATATAACAAAAGGGAAATTAATAAAAAAAGATGATAAAGGTACTCAAATTTTAAAAAATTCATCTCGTGATTCTCAACTTATGCTTGTAAACCAAATTAAGGATATAATAAATAAAACAAATTCTTCAGAATCTATTGGGTGTTCACTAACAGAAGGGATATCTGTTTTAGAACTCATAAAATTAATAAATAACAAATGTAACTTATGA
- the galE gene encoding UDP-glucose 4-epimerase GalE, whose protein sequence is MHCKRIVVTGGAGYIGSHFCKTAFLKGHKTFVIDNLITGNYDFIKWGEFYKLDIREESSFKELLLKIKPDYLVHFAASAYVSESIFKPLDYISNNIDGMRSVCKICSEIKIPIVFSSSCSVYGEAKNVPINESEPLNPLSPYGETKLFCEKILKWCSNAYGLRWVSLRYFNAAGADEDLEIGEKHDPETHIIPLAIRALGDSGETLKIFGRDYDTFDGTAVRDFIHVMDLASAHLKAIEYLAEGGMSNIFNLGSGNGTSIKSIINGLENISSKQVKLKYCERREEDPSCLFADISKAKSILNWQPEFSNLDNILRSAWKWHKKLNVNFSK, encoded by the coding sequence ATGCATTGTAAAAGAATTGTTGTAACTGGAGGTGCAGGATATATAGGCTCTCATTTTTGCAAGACAGCATTTTTAAAAGGGCATAAAACTTTTGTAATTGATAATTTAATTACAGGCAATTATGATTTTATAAAATGGGGAGAATTCTACAAATTAGATATAAGAGAAGAGAGCTCTTTTAAGGAGTTATTGTTAAAAATTAAACCAGATTATTTAGTTCATTTTGCCGCTTCTGCTTATGTAAGTGAATCAATATTTAAACCTCTTGATTATATTTCTAATAATATTGATGGAATGAGATCAGTTTGTAAGATATGCTCAGAAATTAAAATACCTATTGTATTCTCCTCTTCTTGTTCAGTATATGGTGAAGCAAAAAATGTTCCAATTAATGAGTCAGAACCACTTAATCCTTTAAGTCCTTATGGTGAAACAAAACTATTTTGCGAGAAAATATTGAAGTGGTGCTCAAATGCTTATGGTTTGCGATGGGTATCTCTAAGGTATTTCAATGCCGCAGGAGCGGATGAAGACCTTGAAATAGGTGAAAAACATGATCCTGAAACACATATAATTCCCTTGGCTATAAGGGCCTTAGGTGATTCTGGCGAAACGCTAAAAATATTCGGAAGAGATTATGATACTTTTGATGGAACAGCTGTAAGAGATTTTATTCATGTTATGGATTTGGCTTCTGCCCACTTAAAAGCAATAGAATATTTAGCTGAAGGTGGAATGTCAAACATTTTTAATTTAGGAAGTGGTAATGGAACAAGTATTAAATCAATTATTAATGGATTAGAGAATATTTCATCAAAGCAGGTCAAATTAAAATACTGTGAAAGAAGAGAGGAAGACCCATCCTGTTTATTTGCTGATATATCTAAAGCAAAAAGTATTTTGAATTGGCAACCAGAATTTTCAAACTTAGATAATATTCTTAGATCAGCATGGAAATGGCATAAAAAATTAAATGTAAATTTCTCAAAATGA
- a CDS encoding glycosyltransferase family 2 protein, translated as MPIFSIIIPCFNVEDTIEQTISSVLNQSIKKYEVIAVNDGSSDKTLNILRSYECYEFFKIINQENLGLGAARNTGIRNAIGEYISLLDADDIWTTNHLEKINNFIELNNSEIISNDEIIYKENNKISYLINKPPQDLLELYLGGNTLSPSAITIKKNIFDSVGLFIEDKNLLGLEDWDFWLRTYQKGKMIDHLDIPLGIYRRDIENMSKEDSFHKKTLDIYRIYGQKLCLSGKLTENDYLVGKTFLEFRRNVKKFLITKTHFLSLIIFFIRRKSFFLTKLMISLITRFIYRQISINMKNLKMKKDLKCIVKELL; from the coding sequence GTGCCGATATTTTCGATCATAATACCTTGTTTTAATGTTGAAGATACAATTGAGCAGACTATAAGTTCAGTTCTTAATCAATCAATAAAGAAATATGAAGTAATAGCTGTTAATGATGGTTCTTCTGACAAAACATTAAATATTCTTAGGAGCTATGAATGCTATGAATTTTTTAAGATAATAAATCAAGAAAATCTTGGATTAGGCGCCGCAAGAAATACTGGGATAAGAAATGCTATTGGAGAATATATTTCTCTCCTAGATGCTGATGATATATGGACAACAAATCATCTTGAAAAAATTAACAATTTTATTGAATTAAATAATTCAGAAATAATTTCTAATGATGAAATTATTTATAAAGAAAATAATAAAATATCCTACTTAATAAATAAACCGCCTCAAGATTTATTAGAACTTTATTTAGGTGGTAATACTCTTTCTCCATCTGCGATTACGATAAAAAAGAATATTTTTGATTCAGTAGGACTTTTCATCGAAGATAAGAATTTATTAGGGCTAGAGGATTGGGATTTTTGGTTAAGGACCTATCAAAAGGGAAAAATGATAGACCATTTAGATATTCCTTTGGGTATCTATAGAAGAGATATAGAAAACATGAGTAAAGAAGACTCTTTTCATAAAAAAACATTAGATATTTATAGAATATATGGCCAAAAATTATGTTTGAGTGGAAAACTTACTGAAAATGACTATCTAGTAGGTAAAACTTTTCTTGAATTTCGTAGAAACGTAAAAAAATTTTTAATTACAAAAACTCATTTTCTTTCATTAATAATTTTCTTTATTAGAAGAAAAAGTTTTTTTCTAACTAAATTGATGATTTCTTTAATTACAAGGTTTATTTATAGACAAATTTCAATTAATATGAAGAATCTTAAAATGAAAAAAGATTTAAAATGCATTGTAAAAGAATTGTTGTAA
- a CDS encoding PLP-dependent transferase, translating to MNTIYFSSGSWAILKAINGLGLKKDDQILKPDYYCEDINNTLAKNFNLNSYTVYKNLKPKISDLNKLISKKTKLIILVQYFNEKIDLSNIINFIQKQNIKVLIDSIHLFPALNNRLYSKADAEVYSIKKSLYLNNGCIAYVNGSLIETKITLNFLNLGSNTISFLKILRSILNLMNLPIIDFQYKINFESNKKNIFSSKMPNNVSADLISIIFCSIIRRFKIIQYINLLSLKKLKIPRKLKDLNYLTFGELLINHKHIRINKNQTFKWPEPIGELRIDEWTKNSEELYSNNNLFSLYFIRI from the coding sequence ATGAATACTATTTACTTCAGTTCGGGTAGCTGGGCTATCTTAAAAGCAATAAATGGCCTCGGCTTGAAAAAGGATGATCAAATTCTTAAGCCAGATTATTATTGTGAAGATATTAATAATACACTAGCTAAAAATTTTAATCTAAATTCTTATACTGTTTACAAGAATCTAAAACCTAAAATCTCCGATTTAAATAAATTAATTTCTAAGAAGACTAAGTTAATTATTTTAGTTCAATATTTCAATGAAAAAATAGATTTATCAAATATTATAAATTTTATTCAAAAGCAAAATATCAAAGTTTTAATTGATTCAATACATTTATTCCCAGCATTAAACAATCGCTTATATTCAAAAGCAGATGCAGAAGTTTACTCTATAAAAAAATCTCTTTATCTTAATAATGGCTGTATCGCTTATGTAAATGGATCATTAATTGAGACTAAAATAACTTTAAATTTCCTTAATCTTGGAAGCAATACAATTAGTTTTCTAAAGATTTTAAGAAGTATCTTAAATCTAATGAATTTACCAATAATTGACTTTCAATATAAAATCAATTTCGAATCAAACAAGAAAAATATCTTCTCAAGTAAAATGCCTAATAATGTGAGTGCTGATTTAATAAGTATTATTTTTTGCAGCATTATAAGAAGATTTAAAATTATCCAATACATAAATCTCTTATCTTTAAAGAAATTAAAAATTCCCAGAAAATTAAAAGATCTTAACTATTTAACTTTTGGAGAGTTATTAATTAATCATAAACATATTAGAATAAATAAAAATCAGACTTTCAAATGGCCAGAACCAATTGGTGAACTCAGAATAGATGAATGGACAAAAAATAGCGAAGAATTATACTCTAACAATAATTTGTTTTCATTATATTTCATAAGAATATGA
- a CDS encoding GNAT family N-acetyltransferase → MIFTHKIFDSFNSELISCWLNLEQNSICNAFNSLFFHNSIYHINKKFKKNYWPLIICLYEKNNIAAILPLEKFNSSNTLVVHGSEFIDYDGIIFSRQINHKEFEKYILKNILSKYDIFFHSIGSNNKLINSLSNKLMYKLKWRYSIRYFIDAKKYDDFFLKKKKFIKKTTKNITKNNLSSIEIKLPNEKLSHLENHIILKSLQYNSTNNRNPFKNKRYKKLLEYLIKNYSKNIVIYILAINKSLQSILIAFKSKDKFCYYQPSYSRESTLESPGKILMYYAIKIANKNSIEFDFSTGNENYKMLYSTDNEIIHSYFLSNKLFPNFLNLIIFWILYYEKSRKILRSLFNQAKKFMNF, encoded by the coding sequence ATGATTTTTACTCATAAAATATTTGACTCTTTTAATTCAGAACTTATAAGTTGTTGGCTAAATTTAGAGCAAAATTCAATATGCAATGCTTTTAATTCTTTATTTTTTCATAACTCTATTTACCATATAAATAAAAAATTTAAAAAGAATTACTGGCCATTAATAATTTGCTTATATGAAAAAAATAACATTGCAGCGATATTGCCTCTAGAAAAATTCAATTCTTCAAATACATTAGTTGTACATGGTAGCGAGTTTATAGACTACGATGGTATTATTTTTAGCAGACAAATTAATCACAAAGAATTTGAAAAATATATATTAAAAAACATATTATCCAAATACGATATTTTTTTTCATTCAATTGGCAGCAATAATAAATTAATTAATTCTTTATCTAATAAATTAATGTATAAACTAAAGTGGAGATATTCGATCAGATATTTTATTGATGCAAAAAAATATGATGATTTCTTCTTAAAGAAAAAAAAGTTTATAAAAAAAACAACAAAAAACATTACTAAAAACAATCTTTCTAGTATTGAAATTAAACTTCCAAATGAAAAATTATCTCATTTAGAGAATCACATAATACTAAAGTCTTTGCAATATAATTCTACAAATAATAGAAATCCATTTAAAAACAAAAGATATAAAAAATTACTTGAGTATTTAATTAAAAATTATTCGAAGAATATAGTTATCTATATCCTAGCTATTAACAAAAGTCTTCAATCAATTCTAATAGCCTTCAAAAGTAAAGACAAATTTTGCTATTATCAACCTTCTTATTCTAGGGAATCAACCTTGGAATCACCAGGAAAAATTTTAATGTATTATGCCATTAAAATTGCAAATAAAAACAGTATTGAATTTGATTTCAGTACAGGAAATGAAAATTACAAAATGCTTTATTCAACTGATAATGAAATAATACATTCCTATTTTTTATCAAATAAGTTATTTCCTAATTTTTTAAACTTAATAATATTTTGGATATTATATTATGAAAAGTCCAGGAAAATTTTACGAAGTCTTTTTAATCAAGCAAAAAAATTTATGAATTTTTAA